TCGAGCAAGGGAGTAAGGGGAGACGGGGACGAGACTGCTCCAGCCATCTCCCTGATGCCTGTCTGGGCTTCACAGTACTCCCTTACTCGACACCCTCCTCCTCAGAAACCTCAGGAGGAGGGCCGAGCAAGCGATAACATTATGCCATACTTACCTTTAAATCACTCCTCTGCGCTTGGCAATTAATAGCCCGATTCGGACCAGAATTTTGCGCCTGCAGtgcacgtgatggattgtattctgacagtaattctttaatatacgggggtgctaggccatttaaggctttgtagctGATTAGTAATagtttaaattgtatgcgatatttaactggtagccagtgtaaagatgccagaattggactaatgtggtcatacttcttagatcgagtaagcactcttgcattATCACTAAGTGACGGGTTAATTGTACCCTAAagcttttcaaaatgtgtttgttagtaCACTTTAGCACTAATTCAGCTAACTATACTATTGTCTCTGACTGTAtttacaggaatcagatctatttgaaCTGAAAGCACTCGCTGTCTGTGTGAACTGTATGTAGCTTTGCATTTAAAGCTTTTTTGCTCACAACCAAACAGGGACATGTTTGGGTGGGACAAAACCCCAGGCTGTAGTGTCTATAGAAAACAGAAAAAACTTTTGAATAAAGTGCTTGTTAGGGTTGATCTGTCATGTCAGACATTAATAGAGTAGACCCAACAATTCTTACATTATTTCATGTCATCCTGCCTCAATTTTCAAGTCTCAGGTGTCTTTGGTGTGCGTGAGTTTGTATCCATACATCATCACACACACTGCACACTGCAAATTTAGTGTCACTTGCTTATTctttatattttcaaatgtcAGAATAACTTAATCAAACTATGGGATAACACTGGAAATGATGTTATGATTCAATTAAATCCTaaacaaatactatatttaatCATCTTTAGTGTAGTCACTCTTTGTCTAGGGTTAGAGTTAGCATAATATATCCAGCTGTCAGGAACTGTTCAAAACATAAAACGTAGGATATGGATCTAAATGCAGATAAAGAAGTTAAACCAAAAGAGCAAAACCTAAACTTGAACAATATCTATGTTTCATCAAACCCACGTGTGTTGCCATGTTTACTCACCTGTCCTACAGTTAACTTCCAATCTTTGCTTGTTTATCTGTCGGGCTAGCGGCTAAACTtatggaacaaataccttgtggaaaataaaaatgttttggagGAGGAGAGACAGCAAGCAAGGATCACAGAGGTTTGACAGCCAGGCAAGGATATTATAgattcattttacacagtaacgtaaGCTTAGTGTAATGGTGGATGAGCTTTAGCTTTAATTTACACTGAAGGTTATTTATTCCATCTTATGTCATTTACTACCTGAGGAAATGGGGACATTAGACATGAAGATACCTTTTGATTTAAATCAATTAATAACGTGATGCCTTTTCAACCAAAGGAATCTTTCAATTTGATGTCTCAAGATCATTTAAGACATTTACTGTACATCAAAAGATCATTAAGATCACTTAAGTTCTTCATTGAAGAAGGTTTTCATGTGGCGAGGACAGCTAAGAAGATCATCGGCATTTACTCACCACAACAAACATCTGCAAAGCTTCCTGACATCTGACAGATGATGTCCTCAAAGTCTGACGCTTTCATCCTAAGACTCTGACACCTCAATACACTGTGAAGGACTGACAATAACtagaaacaaacacacacattaatcAAACCACAACCTCCCATCACTgtgctttgtttttgttgtcataGATGTTGTTTGCAGACATACAGTTTATGGAGTCAAGTGTAGTCCGTGTATAAGCTTTATTCTAGTTTAGTCTATAAGTCCTAGTCCTAGCGCGTTGCTATCTTTAAACGGGGTGCTTTTGTGGTTCTTGGCCAATGAAAGCTGCAATGGAGTCCAGACCTTCTGCCGTCAGTCACATGAAACCGCTATGACTCCTTTATCAATAAACAACATTGCAGTAAAGTCACCCTCAATGggaatgtatgttttgataaatgcTTGTACTAAACAGGAGAGAAAGTTAAagtatgttttaaaaatgtgattGTAAAGATTTAACATGGACAACTGTCAGATGGACTTTGAACTAACTTGTCGTCTTATTTCTCATATGATTTTCAGGATGGACGATATTCAGCTCTGTAGAGACATCATGAGTCTAAAACAAGAGCTGAGGAAGATTGTAACAATGTCAGGtgaccacacacacaaacagacacgcAAATACACAATGTGTGATATTTTTCTACTAGGATATTTGGCTcacaaatatgaataaatacaaTATGTTTACACTCTCACAACTTTAAAGCGTATTTCTCCCAACACAGACGCAGAGAAGACAAAGAAATATCGTCAGAGAGAAGAGAAATTAATCCAGGACATTCATCAGCTGGTGCAGAAGAGAGATTTTCTGGTGGATGACGCAGAAGTCGAGCGACTGAGGTCAGAGGCTGTTCGTTCGTTTTTTATTAACTGAACATCACAGATGTGTAGAcctacatacagtatatagcacacaataataataattacatttcaaAAGTTTACATAGCCTTGATTGTTAATACTGTGTGATGTTACCTGAATGAACAACAACTGTTAATGTGCGTGCAGGACATTTTCACGACTCCGTTTCTCTAACAGGGAACAAGAGGAAGATAAAGAGATGGCCGAATTTCTTCGACAGAAGCTCAGTGTTGTACGGAGTAAGATTGATCTCAtcacacacattaatgtttCCGATTGCATCTGCAGAAGTATTTCTTAAGCCAAAGACCATTTCAGGTTATTAAAAGTCAAACCTCTGTCACCATTTTAGATCCTCCGAAGGCCAGAACGACAGAACCTCCATCCTACAAACCCTCCATCACCAAGAGCAGTGTGGCCATCATTAAAGACTGCTGTGGAGCGACCCAGTGCGCCATCATGTGAAGATCAACCGAAGACTCGCAGCTCCTCGTTCTGCAGCTTTTCTTTAAACTAATATTAGATGAATATGTTGTTTGGATTCATTCACTCCAGAAGCTAAAAGCGGTTTTAAACAGTCTCTCAGGATAATGACAGCACCAAGTCCATCCTTAACTATCCAGACCGGTCAGGAGGAACAGCAAAGGATCTTGGGTAACATCCATCCGACCTCCTAAATCAATAAACCGTGCATACAAATCAATTGTTCATTTTCAACAATGCATGCTAAAGGTTAGAAACATTCATTCTTTCAAGTGTATTAAAGTTATAAATACAGGTGACTGGTGAGGCTTAGTCAAGTCTGGTTTAAGGTTTGGTCATTAGCAGCAGAAGTTTCAACCCAGAGCATCAACTTCATTTTGTAAACCCTggaaataaaatcaatcttagTTTAAACCATATAAACAAACCACCCAAAAATCTAAACGTTGTTTTCAGAGCATCTTTCTTTAGAAGTTCagttcattaaaaaaagatttttttctttttaaatgtgaCAAACCCACCAGACCAAACAACTTGAGGCAAACATTGGATTAATTTTGCCAGCGCGTTCCTTCATTTCATCTACACGATTCGCTCGCGGCCATCGGTGTGAAAAGATGATCTGATACCTGCGCTTACGTCCATCATGGGCATTTCTTTAGTGTCTCACATACAGAGGAGTCACTCACGAATGCTCATCTATTTATGAATCAGCAGATCTTAAACTGAGATGCAAAGCTGAATTACAGTTGTAGTTTTATGTCTAGgatcctttcagagatcaacaACTTGTGAGTGAAAAGACCAACAGGTCTCCGCAAAATCCTGTTCAATTAGAAAGCATGCACATAAAATACACACAGAAACCCCTTCACATAAACCGGGTGAAATCACTTGAAATTTCTTTACAATTTAAACTACATTTTCTTTGGAGTGAGAAGATATTTTCAACAAACAGTTACATTAAAAGCAGCTAGTGTAGAAAAAGTTGATTTTGGCACAATCTGTATTAATCCCTCCCAGACAGCAAACGACTCTGCACCGGATCTGGGCCAAAGTCAGCAGATCTGGTGTGAATCTTTCTCGTCTGCTATTTGGGCTGTTACACATTTTGACATTACAATTAAAATATAGCCTAATTATTTTCCTTATGTTTATTGTCAGAAAATATGAAGGTTTTTTCTTCATTCAGAATTTTAATGACCCAGCAGTAACGACATAAACCAGTGGCTTtgtggaacaaacgtaacttccaGTAAATTCCACAAAGAATCATAAagagttattttagtttagaTACTAGCCTGACCATTAACCAAACAGAGACCAGAAGTAAAGTTCAGTCCAGACACGTAACCGCGTCCGATGAAAGAGTTTATACACAAATCTACTCACAAGTTAGTGAAGACGATTTGGCATCACCAATTCACCTTTGGACCGTAAGAGAAAACCCACACAAGACAGAGAGGACATGCAGTTATATCATTATAATAATCATGTTTAAATCACTGTGATGAATACAGTTTGACACGGACAAACATTTCAAAAGTCTCTTGTGGACAATTTCCTGAAAGAGAAATGATGTGTCCCGttttaaaagatgcatttaTGGGAGAAGCTGGAGTCGAGTCTCAAGTCTatttaatgctttttattttattttaatgaaaatatgttactgttgttatttcattaaaattcatGTTTCCGTCATCGCTGAACATACGTGTTGAATGTCTACCTGATTCAGTTCATTAGACTgcagaatataaaaaaaactgaaggcACGCAGCTTCTGTACAGACACATTTACACTAAAATCCTCAACTGTTTCTGAATGAACCCCTAATTCTTAGAAAGGGTTCAGTTTATAGATATGAATACTTCAAAgcacacatttaaaaaacacacacagaaatgATGCTTGTGATATTTATTACTCTAAACAGAAATCATTTGGTCATTCCACAAAAATAAAAGTCCTAAAAGGGTTTTCAGTGGAGCTAAAGACTAAAACCACAAGCCAAGACCTCCAGCGTCTCGACCCTTTACTTCATATCATTTTCACATTAATCCAACTCAAGGTTAAATCAGATCACTTCTGAATTCATGAGGGGTCTTGTTGTCTGTATGGGCTGCTTGAGAGAATTACAGACATAAATACTGAAACTGTGTCAGATATACAGAGACACAAAAACACAACTAGACACGGCTAGACGCACAGATCTACTAACACGCATTACATTTCTGCTGTGGTTTAACACCGAATAAATGTTCTGCATAACAAATCCAAATATATCCATCCAACACCACAAGAGCCAATAGTTATGCAAACATGCATAGAGAAACCAGACTTTATCTTCTAATTTATCTTGACCCGAGTTAGCTGGTACCACACAGAATTCTTCCCAAAAACGTTTAAACTGAAAGGTTATCAAGAGACATCTggagcaaaaaaaaaaccctcaATGAAACAAAAAGTCATACAAGATGGGACAGCACGTGTTTTGAATGACGTCAATTGAGCAGACCAACGACAGACGTTTGTTTTCTGAAGTGACCCGTGATCCTCTGCTCCACATGCGCATCCACGAACCACCTTTAACAGAAGAGAGCTCACGCGGCTGGCATCTCTCGCTCGTGGTGCCACGACTAATACAAGCTATTGTAAAAGCCAGGCTCAAGTCCTCAGAGAGTCACACGCCAAAAATGAACAAAGAGGCAAACTCAAGGTTAAAGAGAACAACCTTAGCAGATTCAGAGGAGCTACGCCCACGAGCATCGCTGAATTAACATGACTCGATTATCTAAACACATAAAACTAACAAATGCTTTTTAAACACGGGTTTATGCACAACCTGCATACAACTTACAAACCAACTTCTcaactaaaaaaacaacacatctgaAAACTGCAGGACCCCAGCAGCTGACAGAACGTATGGGGCTTCTCGACAGGTTTCAAGGTTGGTGTGGACTCGTGAAAGACAGAGAGACCTCATAATTCTGCACATTACGTGTGGACATCCTCAAATATCCACCTGAGATTTAAAACTAAACACTCATTTAACAGATTCAATAAACATGATTTAGAATATGAACTTGATCTCTTTCAGACGTTTCCATCGGTCATCTGAACGGTTGACTTTATCTCAGAAACTAAAGACGGGGTTTGACATCTCAAATCCACCTTCATAACGCAAACCTCATGTGCTGCACAGAACCAGATGATGTCTCAGCAGAACAGAGATCATTTACTTTGACGGAGTTTCGATTGCAGAAACTCTCACGTCCTTCACGTCACGCTGCCGTCGGCTCATTTCAGGCAACGACCAAATGACCGAAAACTAGTCATtgagaaaataaaaacaacttcTGGAGAAGCGGCGATGGGTCGATTTGCTCCTCGTGCTGATCACATCAATGGTGTGAAACTCAAAGTCTGATAACAGAACATTTACTCCTGAAAACTGGCCACATAACGTCTTTGTCCCTTATAACACACGAGTACCACGGGAGGGACAGAAATGCAGAGCACGTGAACACCCGTACGTCACTGCACAATGACATGTGCAGCGTATCACAGCTTTAAACCGAGAGGGCAGGTGTGAAGGAGAAATTAGCCGCCAGTTTAACTTTGTTGCGTGCCGTTCTGCGGCCGGGACTGTCTGTGGCAGATGTTTTGGACTCCGGCGGTTCGCTCGCTAGATGACCGTCTATATCTGGCCGGGGTTCAGAAGCTAAAGGTGCATGATGACCTTTGACAGACCGAGGCTGACAATCATAAATCGGCTCGCGATCAGAGCGAGTGTGTGAACGAGTCTCGAAGCGGATCAGATCTCTGGGCTGCGGCTGCACCGGGTCGGGCCGTAGCTGAGGAGACGGGAGGCATGACGGGACAGGGCCGCACAACAGATCTACAGGAGAACTTGAACCCAGACACAGCAGCTCCATCTCACCTAAAAAAACAAGAGAGACAGAAAACTGCTTAATTGATAAACGCACACACCGCAACCCTTCTGCTGTAGAAAATAAAGTATTTAGTGTGTGTGTTGGTACCGCCGGTCGGACTGTCGACGGCTCGGTTATCCTCATCAGGATGAGGGCTCTTCTCTCCATTGTGCACAGGACTTCCACGAGCTAAAAGAATAAAATGCAAGATCAACATTTTTTTCTAATAGTCTTCTATTCATCCAGATGTATCCGGTTAATCTAATCtagaaaatagaaaagaaaactTTTCTTCTACCTCTCATGTCGTTCTTAAGGACTATGATCTTTTTGTGCCCATGGCCTTTGATCCAGACGAcctgtttaaaacacatcaTTATACATCTGGTCAGGTGACCCAGCAGATTTTAAAGAGGGTAAATGTTTACCTGTGGTATAGCAGCCAGCAGCTCATCTAAAGTCTTACAGCCGTAAGTATGAGGATCGAACTTTGTGCCGGTGTATTTACTGAAAGCTGCCCAGAACTCAGACAGGAAGATTTGATTATAATGGTACGTGTGGAGCAGCGCACGGACACAACGGGCAAACTGATAAAGCTTGGTCAACCTTACGCACTCTTCGGCATCACCATCCTCACCTTCAGACAGCTAGAGAGGAGACACAAACACGGGTATGAGGACAACCTCAGTGTAGAAACCCTTAACTGTGAAGTGAACTGGCCAACAGTAAGCGAGGAGTCGTCGGTCCGGGCGTTCGTACCTGCAGCAGGTACGGAAGACTCTTGAGCAGCTCGCTAAGCGAAATGAAGCCGTACTCGCAGGGGTTGAGCGGCGTGTCGTAGATGAGCTCGTAACGCTTCCTTAGCTCTTCTACTCTGAGATAATCGCAATCCTCTGGAAGTGACATCATCAGTGCCAGCAGCTGGGAGGTCAAGGTGCGCAGGGACTTCCTGTTAATCAGCTGTACCTCTTTCCCTTCGTGACCGTCTACTACCTACAGAGAAAAAGAGAACATGAGCTACGACCAGATgaggacatttaaaaacatttttttgccaCCTCCATGATTCATGACCGACGTTACCTTCACCACGTGGCAGAGTTTGTTGAGCAGGGcaagcagtgtgttagcatcgTAGTCTTGCAGGCGTAGGCCGTATCCAAACGTCTTGCTGTATTCACTCAACAGCTGATTGACAGGCAGTCCCGAGTCTCTCTGGGCTCGAAGCAATTTCACCAGCTGAGCTGCTAAAGCTTTAATGCACTCCACCTCCGTCAGGGTCAGCATCCTCTCCTCTCCGCACTCCAACACCTGAGAGAGAAATCACACAAGTCTGAGGACGGAGGTCCACGGGCCGTTCTAACGGCTGTCTGAAGTCATAAACGTGCGCCCACCGTAAGAACGTCGGGAATGGCCTCAAAGAGCTCCACGAGTTTGGTGAAGCCATAGTAGGAGAGTTTGCACTGACGTCCAAAGTGGTGATGATACGTCGGGATGAATTTGCTAAAGGACATGCGGAAATGAGGCTGATGTCTCAGCAGATCTACCACCTCCTTCCCGAACTGTCGCGTACGCTCCACTTCCTCGGCCGTGCGCTCTGAAGAGAAACGGTGTCTGGATCACTCGAGACGTATGACACAGTATGGTTTTATGGGGGAAGGGTTAAGATTAGTCACCTCTCTTGGGAACGGAGATGAGCGTGTCAGACTCCTGCTGAGCGATCGCGATCGTCGTGTCGGGAATCTCGCCTAGCAGATCCATCAGATCACACATCCCATAATCCACCACCTGCCAGTTCCTAGAGAAACACCTGACAGAGACAAGCAGATGAGGAGCCGCTGCGCAAGCGGACAGCCAGAAGTCAATCAATGATACTCACCAGTGATACGCCTG
This Paramisgurnus dabryanus chromosome 7, PD_genome_1.1, whole genome shotgun sequence DNA region includes the following protein-coding sequences:
- the bmerb1 gene encoding bMERB domain-containing protein 1, encoding MELNKVISESERTTKTYGALHETNRTTDKGQMDVSMVESSMSPEEIEAEMARIQRLREVLVRRESELRFMMDDIQLCRDIMSLKQELRKIVTMSDAEKTKKYRQREEKLIQDIHQLVQKRDFLVDDAEVERLREQEEDKEMAEFLRQKLSVVRNPPKARTTEPPSYKPSITKSSVAIIKDCCGATQCAIM